One genomic segment of Hordeum vulgare subsp. vulgare chromosome 2H, MorexV3_pseudomolecules_assembly, whole genome shotgun sequence includes these proteins:
- the LOC123424622 gene encoding L-type lectin-domain containing receptor kinase SIT2-like: MLLLGLYHLVALLLLLVAAGRCLAATGGGDDGRQFVYNGFSGANLTLDGAAGVMPNGLLMLTDGRKVKGHAVQPFPLPFRTASNAAGSMRSFSTTFVFAIFGPYEDLSSDGIAFFVAASKEVLSAASPGQFLGLLNEDNIGNRSARIFAVELDTFKDAELRDLNDNHVGVDVDSLVSIDSADAGWYYDDGTGMFQNLSLISRKPMQVWVDYDSRATDITVTMAPLGVARPKRPLLQTNVNLSGVVPNMAYVGFSSATNFFSTRHFILGWSFALDRPAPALDISKLPQLPSAWSNSRSMPISIKIVLALASVTMVSLGIGIYIFVRRLRLKYSEVREDWEVPFGSNRFSYKDLFHATKGFSDKNLLGRGGFGSVYKGVLREPEMEVAVKRMSHNSRQGVKEFIAEVVSVGRLRHRNLTQLLGYCRRKDELLLVYDFMENVSLDKYLHGRNDQLLCWYQRYSIIKGVASSLLYLHEEWEQVIIHRDIKASNVLLDSKMNGRLGDFGLARIYDHETAAETTHVAGTMGYLAPELSRAGRPTPFSDVYAFGVFLLEVTCGRKPIFIDEQNNRVLLVEWVLEHHHNGSMLDTVDPRLRGEFNTEEVTIVLKLGLLCTYPSPNARPIMRKVMQYLDHDQLPPDLSPAYISYIMMAQMQNGGFDSHDMACSQPAMSVATLSGESSVTILREGR, encoded by the coding sequence ATGCTTCTTCTCGGGCTTTACCACTTGGTCGCcctgctcctgctcctcgttGCTGCGGGCCGCTGCCTCGCGGCCACCGGCGGCGGCGATGATGGCCGGCAGTTCGTCTACAACGGCTTCTCCGGCGCGAACTTGACGCTCGACGGTGCGGCCGGGGTCATGCCTAACGGCCTCCTCATGCTGACCGATGGCAGAAAGGTGAAAGGCCATGCCGTCCAGCCGTTCCCGCTGCCGTTCCGTACCGCATCGAACGCCGCCGGCTCCATGCGGTCCTTCTCGACCACCTTCGTCTTCGCCATCTTCGGTCCATACGAAGACCTCAGCAGCGACGGCATCGCCTTCTTCGTGGCCGCGTCCAAGGAGGTGCTCTCCGCTGCGTCGCCAGGCCAGTTCCTGGGACTACTAAACGAAGACAATATTGGCAACCGGAGCGCCCGCATCTTTGCCGTGGAGCTAGACACGTTCAAAGATGCCGAGCTCCGCGACCTCAACGACAACCATGTCGGGGTCGACGTTGATAGCCTGGTGTCAATCGATTCCGCCGACGCCGGATGGTACTATGATGACGGCACCGGGATGTTCCAGAACCTAAGTCTGATAAGCCGGAAGCCCATGCAGGTGTGGGTGGACTACGACAGCAGGGCCACGGATATCACGGTGACCATGGCTCCGTTGGGCGTGGCCAGGCCCAAGAGGCCCCTCCTGCAGACCAACGTCAACCTCTCCGGTGTAGTGCCGAACATGGCGTACGTCGGGTTCTCTTCGGCAACGAACTTCTTTTCCACACGACACTTCATCCTCGGCTGGAGCTTTGCCCTGGATAGACCAGCCCCTGCACTAGACATCTCGAAGCTGCCACAGTTACCATCGGCCTGGAGCAACTCACGGTCCATGCCAATCTCAATAAAGATCGTTCTAGCCTTAGCATCGGTGACGATGGTTTCGCTGGGCATCGGAATCTACATCTTTGTAAGAAGGCTGCGTCTCAAGTACTCTGAGGTGCGTGAGGACTGGGAGGTCCCGTTTGGCTCCAACCGATTTTCATACAAGGACTTGTTTCATGCGACCAAGGGTTTCAGTGACAAGAACTTGCTTGGGAGGGGAGGCTTCGGAAGCGTCTACAAGGGTGTGCTTCGAGAGCCTGAGATGGAGGTTGCCGTCAAGAGAATGTCACACAATTCAAGGCAAGGGGTAAAGGAGTTCATCGCCGAGGTGGTGAGCGTTGGTCGTCTTCGACACCGTAACCTCACGCAATTGCTGGGCTACTGTAGGCGGAAAGATGAACTTCTCCTGGTTTATGACTTCATGGAAAATGTTAGCCTTGACAAATACCTACATGGTAGAAACGACCAATTGCTATGTTGGTACCAGAGGTATTCAATCATCAAAGGTGTGGCATCAAGTTTGTTATATCTACATGAGGAATGGGAGCAGGTCATCATCCACAGAGATATAAAGGCAAGCAATGTACTCTTGGATAGTAAGATGAATGGAAGGTTGGGCGATTTTGGTCTTGCAAGGATCTATGACCACGAAACCGCCGCTGAAACCACCCATGTGGCTGGCACCATGGGATATCTTGCGCCAGAACTCTCGCGCGCTGGGAGGCCAACACCCTTCTCTGATGTGTACGCATTTGGTGTGTTTCTCCTAGAGGTCACGTGTGGACGCAAGCCAATCTTCATTGATGAGCAAAACAACCGGGTGTTGCTGGTCGAGTGGGTGCTTGAGCACCACCACAACGGCTCAATGCTCGACACGGTGGATCCACGACTCAGAGGGGAATTCAACACAGAGGAGGTAACCATTGTGCTCAAATTGGGTTTGCTATGCACGTACCCGTCGCCCAACGCGCGGCCAATCATGCGAAAGGTCATGCAGTACCTCGACCATGATCAATTGCCTCCTGATTTATCACCGGCCTACATAAGCTACATCAtgatggcacaaatgcaaaatggAGGATTTGATTCGCACGACATGGCATGTTCTCAGCCTGCGATGAGTGTCGCCACTTTGTCGGGTGAGTCTTCAGTGACAATTTTACGAGAGGGAAGGTGA